From one Humulus lupulus chromosome 8, drHumLupu1.1, whole genome shotgun sequence genomic stretch:
- the LOC133797783 gene encoding uncharacterized protein LOC133797783 translates to MNLPITFTEDDARNVHFSHHDPMVIDAQIANKLVSHVLVDDGSSVNLLFKPAFTVIGLTEADVASCPTLIYGFNGDALLPMGKIQLPVTLGSELQHSFKFCTFVVVDCPTAYNVIFGRPALVEFGAITSIRHLCMKFPCDNGGVGTVRGDQKSARKCYHVSARSIYMVRDEPVEDFIDLLPPPPTERVVQEEDDLDPRIGDDRALEPMDEIDEVCISDTDPTRIIQVRKSLPADVRAAIIAQVKENQDILAWSHSNMTGIDRNIIWHALSIDPNATPVRQKRKPLGTERAEALKLEVEKLSSINFIREDVYPIWLANPVLVPKPNGTWRMCIDFTDLNKACPKDCFPLPRIDQMVDATSGYEILSFKDAYSGYNQISMHVADQEHTSFQTDKGIYCYIVMPFGLKNVGQPIKGLSIGCFGPG, encoded by the coding sequence atgaacctccccatcacattcacggaggacgacgctcgCAATGTCCACTTCTCGCACCATGACCCGATGGTCATAGATgcgcaaatcgccaacaagttggtgtcccacgtgttggtggatgacgggagctccgtcaaccttttgttcaagcccgccttcaccGTCATTGGCTTGACCGAAGCGGATGTGGCATCGTGCCCAACCCTGATTTACGGCTTCAATGGAGACGCTctactccccatggggaagatccagttgcccgtTACGTTGGGAAGTGAGTTGCAACACTCGTTCAAattctgcacctttgtagtggtggattgccccaccgcttacaacgtcattttcGGCCGGCCCGCTCTTGTAgaattcggggccatcacctccatccgtcatctttgtatgaagttcccttgcgacaacggaggggtgggcaccgtccggggagatcagaagagtgcCCGAAAGTGCTACCACGTGTCAGCCCGGTCGATATATATGGTCCGGGACGAGCCCGTTGAAGATTTCATCGACCTGCTTCCTCCCCCACCTACTGAGAGGGTGGTCCAGGAAGAAGATGACCTGGACCCGAGGATAGGGGATGACCGCGCCCTAGAGCCAATGGACGAGATAGATGAGGTATGTATCAGTGACACCGATCCAACCCGGATCATCCAAGTCAGAAAAAGTCTGCCGGCGGAtgttcgggccgccatcatcgcccaagttaaggaaaaccaggatatcctggcctggtctcactcaaacatgacggggatcgaccgcaacatcatctggcacgcgttaagtattgacccaaacgcgaccccagtccgccagaaacgcaagcctttggggacggagagggccgaggcccttaagctggaagttgagaagttgtcttctatcaacttcatacgcgaggatGTGTACCCCATTTGGttggccaatcccgtcttggtgccgaaaccaaacgggacatggagaatgtgcatcgacttcacagatctcaacaaagcctgtccgaaggactgtttcccgctgccCCGGattgaccaaatggtggatgctacgtccgggtacgagatcttaagcttcaaggatgcttactccggctacaatcagatctctatgcatgtggcagatcaagagcacaccagtttccagaccgataaggggatatactgctacatagtcatgcccttcggactgaaaaacgtggggcaacctatcaaaggcttgtcaatcggatgtttcgggcccggctag